A single genomic interval of Eurosta solidaginis isolate ZX-2024a chromosome 3, ASM4086904v1, whole genome shotgun sequence harbors:
- the LOC137243944 gene encoding uncharacterized protein, with protein sequence MIKTSVQVTAMEGEIGTTNTAVNHLQYPAIQEPILKATEQAFEPEAAEPNSADHVENMEYCNDLQSEFGEFIKNEPTEIDEPNSENGYDNSMHSTVSVKSELLTIECEEQQISRTSSKHVKGVPLLVMCVEKCAVRSSR encoded by the exons ATGATTAAAACTTCTGTGCAAGTGACAGCGATGGAAGGCGAAATAGGAACAACCAACACCGCTGTAAATCATTTGCAATATCCTGCAATACAAGAGCCAATTCTCAAAGCCACAGAGCAGGCGTTTGAGCCGGAAGCCGCAGAACCAAATTCTGCTGACCATGTAGAAAACATGGAATATTGTAATGATTTGCAATCCGAATTTGGCGAATTCATTAAAAATGAGCCAACTGAAATTGATGAACCTAATTCTGAAAACGGCTATGATAACTCAATGCATTCAACAGTGTCTGTGAAAAGCGAATTATTGACTATAGAATGCGAAGAACAACAAATATCTCGGAC TTCGTCCAAACATGTAAAAGGTGTTCCCTTGCTTGTAATGTGTGTGGAGAAATGTGCGGTTCGCAGTTCACGTTAA